Proteins encoded in a region of the Helicobacter sp. 11S03491-1 genome:
- a CDS encoding methyl-accepting chemotaxis protein, whose protein sequence is MTIASRILSILFVSMILVTAIIVFSSFRLNDEVESFLIEKLDKTAIDERKQQLKDAYDIIDQATHVMYQAYARDGRIGYLEKDIIQILQSVNDSKNTTYPLIIKSNGIVLFDPINPEMQGKNAISAVSVDGIAYIKGFIEAAKKGGGFIEYKMPKVAGGVPEKKIAYAQIDRDAGYIVVITAYVGDIKASIQKVQDEIGQKIDNGSIKFLIIAIVVVLVIILASFFYIRHSIINPLKSLIVRARNLSGGDGDLTGKLEIKGKDEVAQASAAINDFIEKVRVLIVEAKQLSSENSSIAHELSSTSLQTGNRVEESTNIVANVTGKSKSIKDEMDVSIGVAQDSKRDLQEAREHVQTANEAIENLSNQIVASAKTESELAIKIERLSKNADDVKSILYIIDDIADQTNLLALNAAIEAARAGEHGRGFAVVADEVRNLAERTQKSLTEINSTINVIVQEISDVSGQMNENSQKIEELTHISSEVQNKIVSMNKIMSGAIATADKTVDNYIDTGKGIESVIQGVSGINDISTENARSVEEIASVAEHLNKMTEILNNKLAEFKT, encoded by the coding sequence ATGACAATAGCTTCGCGTATATTGAGTATATTATTTGTATCAATGATATTGGTAACAGCGATTATTGTTTTTAGTTCTTTTCGTCTGAATGATGAAGTTGAAAGTTTTTTGATAGAAAAACTTGATAAAACTGCTATTGATGAGAGAAAGCAACAATTAAAAGATGCTTATGATATTATTGACCAGGCTACACATGTCATGTATCAAGCTTATGCGAGAGATGGGAGAATAGGGTATTTAGAAAAAGATATTATACAAATATTACAAAGCGTTAATGATAGTAAAAATACAACTTATCCTTTAATTATTAAATCTAACGGAATAGTTTTGTTTGATCCAATCAACCCGGAGATGCAAGGTAAAAACGCTATTAGTGCTGTGTCTGTTGATGGTATTGCCTATATTAAAGGGTTTATTGAGGCGGCAAAAAAAGGTGGAGGGTTTATTGAATACAAGATGCCTAAGGTTGCCGGAGGAGTGCCGGAGAAAAAAATTGCCTATGCTCAAATTGATAGAGATGCCGGTTATATTGTTGTCATAACAGCTTATGTTGGCGATATCAAAGCATCTATACAAAAAGTTCAAGATGAAATTGGTCAAAAAATTGATAACGGTTCTATAAAATTCCTTATTATTGCTATAGTTGTTGTGTTAGTTATTATTTTGGCTTCTTTCTTCTATATCCGCCATAGTATTATTAATCCCCTCAAGAGTCTCATTGTGCGAGCGAGAAATCTTTCTGGCGGAGATGGCGATCTTACCGGGAAGCTTGAAATTAAAGGGAAAGATGAGGTAGCCCAAGCAAGTGCTGCTATTAATGACTTTATTGAAAAAGTAAGGGTGTTGATTGTGGAAGCCAAACAGCTCTCCAGTGAAAATTCATCTATAGCCCATGAGTTAAGCTCTACTTCATTGCAAACCGGAAATAGAGTAGAGGAATCTACTAATATTGTCGCAAATGTAACGGGAAAAAGCAAGTCTATAAAAGATGAAATGGATGTATCCATAGGGGTTGCTCAGGATAGCAAAAGAGATTTGCAAGAAGCTAGAGAACATGTGCAAACTGCAAATGAAGCTATTGAGAATCTTTCTAATCAGATTGTTGCATCTGCAAAAACAGAATCAGAGCTTGCTATCAAGATAGAGCGTCTCAGCAAAAATGCCGATGATGTTAAATCTATTCTTTATATTATTGATGATATTGCCGATCAGACTAATTTGTTAGCGCTTAATGCGGCTATTGAGGCGGCACGGGCAGGCGAACATGGAAGAGGTTTTGCTGTTGTGGCTGATGAGGTAAGAAACTTAGCAGAAAGAACGCAAAAAAGTTTAACTGAAATTAATTCAACCATCAATGTGATTGTTCAAGAAATATCAGATGTTAGCGGACAAATGAATGAAAATTCTCAAAAAATTGAGGAACTTACTCATATTTCCAGTGAAGTCCAAAATAAAATTGTAAGCATGAATAAGATCATGAGTGGAGCAATCGCAACAGCTGACAAGACAGTTGATAATTATATTGATACCGGAAAGGGTATTGAAAGTGTTATTCAAGGAGTTTCAGGGATTAATGATATTTCTACAGAAAATGCAAGGAGTGTTGAAGAAATTGCAAGCGTAGCTGAACATCTTAATAAAATGACTGAAATTCTTAACAATAAATTAGCAGAGTTTAAGACTTGA
- a CDS encoding phosphatase PAP2 family protein, with protein sequence MKKWILAGIFFWTITTGQIVAKDNFERFGDVFRLLPVFVGVVSLGMEDYRGFGELALGSLVTQGVIEGIKWGFYAAHKNGHNIAFAKRPCCEDYKGMPSGHAGGAFSAAGFVFYRYGWKPAIPVIVLAALTDASRVYARKHSVWQVLVGSAIGWGFAWFFTSKYKPKNWVITPDVDFDIQGNATYNVRVAYRF encoded by the coding sequence ATGAAAAAATGGATACTAGCCGGAATATTTTTTTGGACAATTACAACAGGGCAAATAGTAGCAAAAGATAATTTTGAGCGGTTTGGTGATGTATTTAGATTGTTGCCTGTATTTGTAGGAGTTGTTTCTTTGGGGATGGAAGATTATCGTGGTTTTGGTGAGCTTGCTTTGGGGAGTTTGGTTACTCAAGGCGTGATAGAAGGTATCAAATGGGGATTTTATGCTGCTCATAAAAATGGACATAATATCGCCTTTGCAAAACGACCTTGTTGTGAAGATTACAAAGGGATGCCCAGTGGGCATGCGGGAGGGGCATTTAGCGCAGCCGGTTTTGTATTTTATCGATATGGTTGGAAGCCTGCTATCCCTGTGATTGTGTTGGCAGCCCTTACAGATGCCTCAAGAGTTTATGCCAGAAAGCATAGCGTTTGGCAGGTACTTGTAGGGAGTGCAATTGGTTGGGGATTTGCATGGTTTTTTACAAGCAAGTATAAGCCTAAAAATTGGGTGATTACCCCTGATGTTGATTTTGATATACAAGGCAATGCAACTTATAATGTAAGGGTTGCTTATCGTTTTTAA
- a CDS encoding TonB-dependent receptor plug domain-containing protein encodes MNKYFLLIGLLFSFSETKDTKILSKYYYLPPITVLGNKVDTYNLGGGGSIDKKFIEEFPSGNGDITSLLKINPNVQFSNTQQSSKIPGEIDPVNISINGGLYYQNLFSIDGININNDLDPVSNNPNSITNIPGRSQGIAIDSSNIDTINVYDSNISAKYGGFEGGVVDMRTKSPSKDFQTKISYQTTGSAQTKYHIYPSQQEDFLESYTQNAQPEFSKQIIRAQASMYITKNFGLFGSFSNTYANIPLKGYRPAYTHPVDKLYKDNYRNISNYYLKAYYNPMQDLYIQANISYSPQDNHYFIQSSKNSEFSILSGGLLANLKTTYQFKWAEFGNSINFSNLTNSRRSLENVYRSWYYSSEKNYSGDPKQSSAEGGWGNIDEIQRKLDFKSYLDFEEFNLYKTSHNISTGIDLNYTNAYYQRLQDTFSASSLSTIASLSDICAESEFCSNAPAYAYNPKTKTYSDNNYGQFFKLISLYQKGKINLDNFAYGAYLEDDMTLWRMHLRVGIRLDGDTYMQKLTLAPRIALRYDVLANHHTNIILGYNRYYGRNLFAYALYDGRSALQESYLRTKATQDWRNGALTTYKNNTKFQKLKVPYNDEYVGGIAQKFWYLESSFKYVHREGKDEIIRVNSLTAKLPADPNYGSGSKSTLYYTYLNKGQTRSDIFTLSISNFKPLKFLNTLHSVLFALDYSSVKRGYNDYQSALNTIQYQDSDILFDNKIIKYALLPANNFNKPWTGRLTTISQFKILNFLFTWTNFLRYRSGYQAIVSIGKKPLEDGKNIDEYKTFDFHNAFNWDTRMGVKAKLGSKNTLFLNLDVFNLLDNINIAQASVVRAKDGTTTSIPTYETGRSFWIEMGYEF; translated from the coding sequence ATGAATAAGTATTTTTTATTAATTGGTTTATTATTTAGTTTTTCGGAAACTAAAGATACTAAAATTTTATCAAAATATTATTATTTACCTCCAATTACTGTGTTAGGCAACAAAGTAGATACTTATAATTTAGGGGGAGGAGGAAGTATAGATAAAAAATTTATTGAAGAGTTTCCCTCAGGAAATGGCGATATCACCAGTCTTTTAAAAATCAATCCTAATGTTCAGTTTAGCAATACCCAACAAAGTTCCAAAATTCCGGGAGAAATTGATCCTGTAAATATTTCTATCAATGGAGGGCTTTATTATCAAAATCTCTTTAGCATTGATGGGATAAACATCAACAATGATCTTGATCCCGTCTCCAATAATCCCAATAGCATTACAAATATTCCGGGACGTTCTCAAGGAATTGCAATTGATTCTTCAAATATTGATACAATCAATGTTTATGATAGTAATATTTCTGCCAAATATGGAGGATTTGAAGGTGGGGTAGTAGATATGCGCACCAAATCGCCCTCTAAAGATTTTCAAACAAAAATTTCCTATCAAACCACCGGTTCTGCACAAACAAAATATCATATTTATCCTTCCCAACAAGAAGATTTTCTAGAATCTTACACCCAAAATGCGCAACCGGAATTTTCGAAGCAAATCATTCGCGCACAGGCTTCTATGTATATTACGAAAAATTTTGGACTTTTTGGAAGCTTTTCAAATACCTATGCAAACATTCCCTTAAAAGGTTATAGACCCGCTTATACCCATCCGGTTGATAAACTTTATAAAGATAATTATAGAAATATTTCTAACTATTACCTCAAAGCATATTACAATCCCATGCAAGATCTTTATATACAAGCAAATATTTCGTATTCTCCCCAAGATAATCACTATTTTATCCAGAGTTCTAAAAATTCAGAATTCTCTATTCTCTCAGGAGGACTTTTGGCAAATCTCAAAACAACCTATCAATTCAAATGGGCAGAGTTTGGTAATTCTATTAATTTTAGCAATTTAACAAATTCCAGAAGAAGCCTAGAGAACGTCTATAGAAGCTGGTATTACTCAAGTGAAAAAAACTATTCCGGAGACCCAAAACAAAGCAGCGCTGAAGGGGGTTGGGGAAACATTGATGAAATCCAAAGAAAACTTGATTTTAAATCCTATCTTGATTTTGAAGAATTTAATTTATACAAAACTTCTCACAATATCTCAACGGGAATAGACTTAAATTACACAAATGCCTATTATCAAAGGCTTCAAGATACCTTTAGCGCATCTTCATTGAGTACTATAGCAAGCCTAAGTGATATTTGTGCAGAATCAGAATTTTGCTCCAATGCTCCTGCATATGCTTATAATCCAAAAACAAAAACTTATTCTGACAATAATTATGGGCAATTTTTTAAACTTATTAGCCTTTACCAAAAAGGTAAAATTAATTTAGATAATTTTGCCTATGGTGCGTATTTAGAAGATGACATGACTCTATGGAGAATGCATCTTCGAGTGGGGATAAGGCTAGATGGAGACACTTATATGCAAAAACTTACCCTTGCCCCAAGAATAGCTTTGCGTTACGATGTGCTAGCCAATCATCACACTAATATTATTCTAGGCTACAACAGATATTATGGACGCAATCTTTTTGCTTATGCCCTCTATGATGGCAGAAGCGCACTCCAAGAAAGCTATCTGCGAACCAAAGCTACGCAAGATTGGAGAAATGGCGCTCTTACGACCTACAAAAATAACACAAAATTTCAAAAACTCAAAGTTCCCTATAATGATGAATATGTTGGGGGTATTGCTCAAAAATTCTGGTATTTAGAAAGTAGTTTTAAATATGTCCATAGAGAAGGCAAAGATGAGATTATTCGTGTCAATAGTCTCACAGCCAAACTTCCTGCTGATCCAAACTATGGCTCAGGTTCTAAAAGCACTCTTTATTATACATATTTGAATAAAGGTCAAACCCGATCAGATATTTTTACTCTAAGCATTTCAAATTTTAAACCGCTAAAATTTCTTAACACTCTCCATTCTGTTCTTTTTGCTCTCGATTATAGCAGTGTTAAAAGAGGCTATAATGATTATCAAAGTGCTCTCAATACGATTCAATATCAAGACTCTGATATTTTATTTGACAATAAAATAATCAAATATGCTCTCCTCCCCGCAAATAATTTTAACAAACCCTGGACAGGCAGACTCACCACTATCAGCCAATTTAAAATTCTAAACTTTTTATTTACTTGGACAAATTTTTTACGCTATCGCTCCGGTTATCAGGCTATTGTTTCTATTGGAAAAAAACCCTTGGAAGATGGGAAGAATATAGATGAATATAAAACTTTTGATTTTCATAACGCTTTTAATTGGGATACGCGAATGGGAGTCAAAGCAAAATTAGGGAGTAAAAATACTTTATTCCTCAATCTGGACGTTTTTAATCTTTTGGATAATATCAATATTGCTCAAGCAAGTGTTGTGCGTGCCAAAGATGGCACTACTACATCTATCCCCACCTATGAAACCGGACGATCTTTTTGGATAGAAATGGGATATGAATTTTGA
- a CDS encoding cytochrome c peroxidase, protein MKCLICIILSAYTVYGLPNDINKIKEMYQKPSQYWEKPFVDTYIIYEELAPLPKIPPFPKDNPYTKSKAQLGEKLFNDPILSLSGQISCANCHKKEFAYSDNKKVSYGHNHQKGKRKSPSLIMSGFGKEKLRDGRAKNLEEQVLFPIKDPKEMALNLDLLLQRLNHMPKYQKEFQAVFGKPTITLQAITQAIATYERTLLPNPTRFDQFLQGSKNALNDEEIWGLHLFRTKARCMNCHYGISLSDQKYHNLGLTYYGRKYEDLGRYEVTKNPQDIGSFKTPSLRQISRTSPYMHNGLFPTIRGILNAYNAGMFHPKPLPNQNNLFFPKTSPLLQKLNLNPDEIKAIEAFLKTL, encoded by the coding sequence TTGAAATGCCTTATTTGTATTATTCTAAGCGCATACACTGTTTATGGATTGCCAAATGACATTAATAAAATTAAAGAAATGTATCAAAAACCTTCTCAGTATTGGGAAAAACCATTTGTTGATACCTATATTATTTATGAAGAACTCGCACCATTGCCCAAAATACCACCATTTCCGAAAGATAACCCCTACACAAAATCAAAAGCACAATTAGGGGAAAAATTATTCAACGATCCTATTTTGTCATTATCAGGACAAATTTCTTGTGCAAATTGCCATAAAAAAGAATTTGCTTATAGTGATAATAAAAAAGTCTCTTATGGGCACAACCATCAAAAAGGAAAAAGAAAATCACCAAGCTTAATCATGAGTGGCTTTGGTAAAGAAAAACTCCGGGATGGGAGAGCTAAAAATCTTGAAGAACAAGTGCTATTTCCTATCAAAGACCCCAAAGAAATGGCTTTAAATCTTGATTTATTGCTTCAAAGACTCAATCATATGCCTAAATATCAAAAAGAATTTCAAGCCGTCTTTGGCAAACCCACTATCACTCTCCAAGCAATTACTCAAGCTATTGCCACCTACGAAAGGACACTTTTACCAAATCCCACACGTTTTGATCAATTTTTGCAAGGATCAAAAAATGCTCTCAATGATGAAGAAATATGGGGATTACATCTCTTTCGAACCAAAGCAAGATGTATGAATTGCCACTATGGCATTAGTTTGAGTGATCAAAAATATCATAATTTAGGTCTCACTTATTATGGAAGAAAATATGAAGATTTAGGAAGATATGAAGTAACAAAAAATCCTCAAGATATCGGATCGTTTAAAACACCTTCCTTAAGACAAATCTCTAGAACATCACCCTATATGCACAATGGATTATTCCCTACAATAAGGGGCATCTTAAATGCCTATAATGCAGGAATGTTTCACCCCAAACCCCTCCCCAACCAAAATAATCTTTTTTTTCCAAAAACATCACCCCTGCTTCAAAAACTCAATCTCAATCCTGATGAAATTAAAGCTATAGAAGCATTTCTTAAAACCCTTTAG
- a CDS encoding MraY family glycosyltransferase, translating into MEIFKNPAILSNILLLFSISFLISLIGVISMKFLSKKFHIFIDKADSNKPQRIHIAHTSRAGGVGIFLAFCLIFFAGDYLSLNLYFFIAFTIVFISGLSEDFSASLSPKTRLLIQLLGVCIGIFGVGAVITDLSPIIKLPYFLGIAFSLFGIIGVCNAINIIDGLNGLAGGICIMAFTAIGIAGFIVKADFILLASIIGAGGVMGFIILNFPKGKIFLGDGGAYMLGFILAILLSVLTQKNTYVSTWFGLTIMIYPVWEVLFSIYRRKIKRNLSPMQPDRMHLHMLLHKRVFKNNPLSSAIIWLFNLPFMILGVIFMHRAWVLMGICIVFIIIYMIIYRRLVKFKFF; encoded by the coding sequence ATGGAAATTTTTAAAAATCCTGCAATATTAAGTAATATTTTATTGCTATTTTCAATTTCATTTTTAATTTCACTAATAGGCGTGATAAGCATGAAATTTTTGTCAAAAAAATTTCATATCTTCATAGATAAAGCCGATAGCAACAAACCTCAAAGAATCCACATTGCCCATACTTCCAGAGCCGGAGGTGTAGGTATTTTTTTAGCTTTTTGTCTTATATTTTTTGCCGGAGATTATTTGAGTTTGAATCTATACTTTTTCATAGCATTTACAATCGTTTTTATCAGTGGATTATCAGAAGACTTCTCAGCATCTCTTAGCCCTAAAACCAGACTTTTAATACAGCTTTTAGGCGTATGTATAGGGATTTTTGGAGTCGGGGCAGTCATCACTGATTTATCTCCAATCATAAAATTACCTTATTTTCTTGGAATTGCTTTTAGTCTTTTTGGAATTATAGGGGTCTGCAATGCTATTAATATTATTGATGGACTCAATGGACTGGCAGGAGGTATTTGCATCATGGCATTTACAGCTATTGGCATAGCCGGCTTTATTGTAAAAGCAGATTTTATCCTCCTTGCCAGTATTATTGGAGCAGGTGGGGTCATGGGATTTATTATACTTAATTTCCCAAAAGGAAAAATTTTTCTAGGCGATGGGGGGGCATACATGTTAGGTTTTATCCTCGCAATTCTTTTATCTGTGCTAACTCAAAAAAACACTTATGTATCAACATGGTTTGGATTGACGATAATGATTTATCCTGTGTGGGAAGTGCTATTTTCAATTTATCGTAGAAAAATCAAACGCAATCTATCCCCTATGCAACCTGATAGAATGCATTTGCATATGCTTTTGCATAAAAGAGTTTTTAAGAATAATCCCTTGAGTTCTGCAATAATTTGGCTTTTTAATCTTCCATTTATGATCCTTGGTGTTATTTTTATGCACAGAGCATGGGTTCTTATGGGAATCTGCATCGTATTTATCATAATCTATATGATTATTTATCGTCGTTTAGTGAAATTTAAATTTTTTTAA